The genomic segment GAATAAGGAGCCAGACCATCTGTgactcccagccctgcctgccttcTTCTCTGGATCAATAATGGTGGCTTCATAATGACTGTGATTAAAGCCCTGTTGTACACGAGGATCATACCCCTACTACACTGGCTTGGGGTGTTTCTGTCTTTTTCAGGACACACCCGGGCTGAGCATCCCCAGTATCACAGTCCCCCAGAAGTGGTGATTCCCTTGAAGGTAGCACACACTGGCAGAAGTATGAAGCCTCCAGGGCAGCTCTCTTATAGCCTGCATTTTGGCGGCCAGAGACACGTTCTCCACATGAATGTCAAGAAGCATTTGCTGTCCAGACACCTCCCAGTGTTCACCTACTCAGACCAGGGTGCTCTCCTGAAGGACCAGCCTTTTGTCCAGAATGACTGCTACTATCACGGTTATGTGGAGGCGGACCCAGAATCCCTTGTTGCCCTCAGTACCTGTTTTGGTGGCTTTCGAGGATTATTACAGATAAATGATGTTGTTTATGAAATTAAGCCCATGATGTTTTCTATCAAATTTGAACACCTGGTATATAAAATGGACAGTGAGGAGATCCAGTTCACAAACATGAAATCTGGTTTTATGCAAGAGGAAATTGTACACCAATTTGAGTTTCAAGAGACTGATAATTCCACTCTGAAACAAAGTCACTACGATGGCTGGTGGATCCATTCATTTCTTGTTGAAATTGCAGTGGTGGTAGATAATACTCTATATAATCATTATAAAAGGAACGTCTCAAAGTTGCAGGAGGATGTATTTCTTATTGTAAATATAGTGGATTCCATTTATCAGGTAATGGGTATGAAGGTGTTATTGTTTGGTATGGAGTACTGGACTAAAAGAAACCAGGTTGAAGTGGATGCTGTAAGGAGGTCTCTGAGAGATTTCTGCCATTGGAAGGCTAATACCATTGATGCCCGCATGGCACATGATACTGTACATCTTTTTATAAATAAGACATTAAGAGGATTAAGTGGTTTAGGCTATGTTGCAGGAATGTGTAGATCACACTTTAGTTGTGCAGTTGTAACTTTTGGAAACAAAACCTTGGCCATTATTGGAATTGCAATGGCTCATCATATAGGTCATAATTTGGGTATGTATCATGACGGagtactgtgtgtgtgttcagcagGTTATTATAGATGTATAATGCGTCATGACAACCCACCAATAACCCACTTTAGCAACTGCAGTTATTCTTATTTTTGGGGATATACTGTACAGAAGGCAAAATGTTTGCAGTACACTGTATACACAAAGGACATATTTTCAAGGAAGCGCTGTGGAAATGGTATTGttgaagaaggagaagagtgtGACTGTGGATCTTTCCAGCTTTGTTCAAAAGATGCCTGTTGTCTGACAAACTGCAGTCTGAGTTTTGGGTCTACTTGTGCTTTTGGGCTTTGTTGCAAGGACTGCAAGTTCTTACCATCGGGAGAAATGTGTAGAAAGGAGGTTAATGAGTGCGATCTTCCAGAGTGGTGCAATGGATCATCCCATATGTGCCCAGATGATGTTTATGTAGAAGATGGAATTCCCTGCAATGACAACGCCTACTGCTATGAAAAGAGATGTAACGACCGCAATGCACAGTGTAGGCAGATTTTTGGCCAGAAGGCAAAGAACGCGAACAACAGTTGCtacaaacaaataaacactcaAGGTGACCGTTTTGGTAACTGTGGAGTTGAAGGCCCTACATATCTAAAATGCAGTATGTCGGACAGCTTGTGTGGGAGAATTCAGTGTGATAATGTGGCAGAAATTCCCCTTCTGACAGAGCACTCTACTGTGCATGGGACTCGCTTCAACAACGCCACCTGCTGGGGTACAGACTACCACATTGGGATGACCATACCTGATATTGGTGAAGTGAAAGATGGCACAGAGTGTGGCCCAGAACACGTCTGCATCGGAAGGAAGTGTGTCCATCTCTCTCGCTTGGATAGTAATTGTTCACCTAAGTTCTGTAACATGCGGGGGATCTGCAACAATAAACATCACTGCCATTGCAACTATAAGTGGGACCCTCCCAACTGCCTAAAACAAGGCGATGGTGGTAGTGTTGACAGTGGCCCACCCCCTAAGAGACAGAGGATAAAGAAGATTTACCTGGTACTACCATGTCTTATTTTGTTGTTAATTCTATTATGTTGCCTTCTTTTGCTTTGTATGAGGAGAAAAcctaagggaaaaaaggaaaaagttcagCTTCAACCTGAAGAGCCCAAGCAAAAGACTCAGACTCAACATGGGAAATGAAAACAATCGGTACCAAAAAATGTATCTGAATAGATATGCATTAAAAAAGGTGACTCCTAAATTGTTTCTACTCactcttctttattttaaataattggaaattttatttttcctgaaatgtatttctttatatcttctagaaAAAGGCATGGCACATGGGTGGTATACCAGTTTTGAAGTCACTGCTTTTCAGTTCCAAGGCCCCTTCCCATTTTTTACTCTGTTTTATAGGAACCACATTGCTGCTGTATCAGCCCTCTTTCTACAGAGATCTGCAGTAGGGCAAATGCGAGGGGATTTGGAAATCTGGGAGACCTGCTTCCTGTATCTCAATCTTTTCTCAGTACCCGATTTTACACTGCCAGTTATACTTAGTTtcaatatcctttaaaaaacattCAGCCCAGACCAACCTCATTGTCAGTCTAAAATATACCAGCATAGCTGTCTGAGCCCCAGGTCTTTGATCTCTCTACCACTGCCTCAAATCCTCTGCACCAGCTTAGCAGTACCTGCTGTGAGGGTTTTGAGTCTCATTTTTGAGATTGATGGGGCCAGCCCTACAGTTCTCTAGATTCAAATAACCCAATCTCTTCCCTTTGCGCTTCAGCTCCATGAATGAAGTCACCTTCTTGCAATTAGTATTTTATGCTTATTAACCAGGTACTAGCACAATGCCTCCCttaatttgctgttttctttagTAGCTGTTTACCCAATTCCTTATATTTAATTCTATCCCCCTAAGAtcactgatttattttctgaCTGAATTCTGTTACAGTACTCATCTTGGTATAATGAAAAAAGTGGGAGTGAGGAAatatcagtttgtttgtttgtttgcttgaatGTTTCTTTCCCACTGCCCTTAACCATCTTGTGAAAATTACTTGCATTTACTGCAAGtttccaacaaaataaaaaaaattacagaataataaGAGCTGTCTCTAAATTTCTGGGTTTCTTTGGTTATAAAATGGGGTAAAAGAGATACTTTCAATTTTAGTTAGGTCTATGTAGACAAGCAATTTTTCTGAAAACAGCTATACAATGCCAAGTAcatttcttgaaattttattttaaaagtatctgcAGAGGAAATGAAGATTCGAAGACTTAAAAACTACAAGGaagggaaaacaatttgaattgTCAGTACTTTTTCCCCCGGAACAAAAATCCTTGTTTCCTGTAACATGATGGTTTTGAATATGAATTAATGATCAAGCTTGACCTACCCAGTTACAGTTCCTCTGTTGaagaaagaaacttgaaaaaCCCTTAGTGTGCAGAATAGACTAGATTGATAAATTAGGCACTTAACAGCATCAAATTCAAAATCAACTTTTCCCACACCACTTTTGCTGAGTTTAGACCCATCTGCTGGGAAATCGGTTGAAGTCTTTAAAGACAGATATCTGCAGTCTGTTGTAGTTAGGAAGCAAAGACCTAGCGGGAGTTTGCCTCAAGGACATGTAATGCCTTCCCTTTAAAACATGTGGCTGATTTTGAAGGAGCCTGGAATATAAGCTAGAGAACTTAACTTTGAAGATTTGAGTATCAGAACACAGTCACTCATTGCTTTCAGAGCTGAGAAAATAGAGGCTTATGGGCTCCCAGTAGGAAGTCCAGTAAAGGCATATGTGCCTTCCTAAAACTACACTATTTCTGACCAAACTCAATTCCTTACTGTACTAAAGTTATCAATCACTCAGCCTATCTTCCAAACAGAGGAAAGATAAACACTTCTCAAGGTGAAGGTAACTCTACCTTGAACCCTCATGGTTCCTTATATAGAACATCTAGCATACAAT from the Hippopotamus amphibius kiboko isolate mHipAmp2 chromosome 2, mHipAmp2.hap2, whole genome shotgun sequence genome contains:
- the LOC130844335 gene encoding LOW QUALITY PROTEIN: disintegrin and metalloproteinase domain-containing protein 29-like (The sequence of the model RefSeq protein was modified relative to this genomic sequence to represent the inferred CDS: substituted 1 base at 1 genomic stop codon) gives rise to the protein MAAGAGERGGRQVSRHLVGPSSVRWDPAVCGGTQQCAVRPSSVWGGWGHGAAGFLIQQPPGRWHRGRGWGVGWAGSTFRFDFDTKIKSDLPTTIKLCTPTCSEXGARPSVTPSPACLLLWINNGGFIMTVIKALLYTRIIPLLHWLGVFLSFSGHTRAEHPQYHSPPEVVIPLKVAHTGRSMKPPGQLSYSLHFGGQRHVLHMNVKKHLLSRHLPVFTYSDQGALLKDQPFVQNDCYYHGYVEADPESLVALSTCFGGFRGLLQINDVVYEIKPMMFSIKFEHLVYKMDSEEIQFTNMKSGFMQEEIVHQFEFQETDNSTLKQSHYDGWWIHSFLVEIAVVVDNTLYNHYKRNVSKLQEDVFLIVNIVDSIYQVMGMKVLLFGMEYWTKRNQVEVDAVRRSLRDFCHWKANTIDARMAHDTVHLFINKTLRGLSGLGYVAGMCRSHFSCAVVTFGNKTLAIIGIAMAHHIGHNLGMYHDGVLCVCSAGYYRCIMRHDNPPITHFSNCSYSYFWGYTVQKAKCLQYTVYTKDIFSRKRCGNGIVEEGEECDCGSFQLCSKDACCLTNCSLSFGSTCAFGLCCKDCKFLPSGEMCRKEVNECDLPEWCNGSSHMCPDDVYVEDGIPCNDNAYCYEKRCNDRNAQCRQIFGQKAKNANNSCYKQINTQGDRFGNCGVEGPTYLKCSMSDSLCGRIQCDNVAEIPLLTEHSTVHGTRFNNATCWGTDYHIGMTIPDIGEVKDGTECGPEHVCIGRKCVHLSRLDSNCSPKFCNMRGICNNKHHCHCNYKWDPPNCLKQGDGGSVDSGPPPKRQRIKKIYLVLPCLILLLILLCCLLLLCMRRKPKGKKEKVQLQPEEPKQKTQTQHGK